A genomic stretch from Penicillium digitatum chromosome 4, complete sequence includes:
- a CDS encoding Riboflavin kinase, putative — MSRPRDPLAGPDAGPERPFPVRLSGPVIKGFGRGSKDLGIPTANIPADDLSEKHPELKTGVYYGVVALDPKTYHPETSEGSTSTAVVLPAVLSIGYNPFYKNTVRSVEIHIMPALAEPSPTATGQEGQTKFNRLPDFYKTRLNLLILGYIRPEFDYVSLEALVEDIRVDCEVARESLLREAYKCYLVDSGKTSEKVSEDRGWLVSFD; from the exons ATGTCCAGGCCGCGCGACCCGCTAGCCGGCCCTGATGCCGGCCCAGAACGTCCTTTCCCCGTAAGATTGTCAGGGCCAGTGATCAAGGGATTTGGCCGCGGGAGCAAAGAC CTCGGAATCCCCACCGCCAACATCCCCGCCGATGACCTATCCGAGAAGCACCCAGAGCTGAAAACTGGCGTCTACTACGGCGTTGTAGCGCTCGACCCAAAAACATACCACCCTGAGACATCAGAGGGCAGCACATCTACCGCAGTGGTTTTGCCCGCTGTGTTGAGTATCGGATATAATCctttctataagaacaccGTGCGATCTGTG GAAATCCATATCATGCCCGCTCTTGCGGAACCATCACCCACTGCTACAGGGCAGGAGGGCCAGACCAAGTTCAATCGCTTGCCGGATTTCTATAAAACGCGACTAAACCTGCTGATTCTGGGCTATATCCGACCTGAGTTTGATTATGTTTCACTGGAGGCGTTAGTGGAAGATATTCGGGTGGATTGTGAGGTTGCACGGGAGAGTCTGCTGCGCGAGGCATACAAGTGCTATCTTGTTGACAGCGGTAAAACATCTGAAAAAGTCAGCGAGGATCGTGGGTGGTTGGTGAGCTTTGATTAA
- a CDS encoding Dienelactone hydrolase, whose product MVNVFQRLTRRRAQSSGSSPPDIDADTTGPNSAASHPHGIYRTVSTNSGKRSWRYEEPTPRHLLLISDTVEFDTHVVHRFQGEGFDVIYISFLGSGDEEKDAKALKNAVHEKEDELENGERYAIVAYHRPAYLLLALHHTLSSNTNPFPHLCALVVYYPLSSTDQFTYKEKENCEPPGCSSTSSIFGPVFKSTYLPIQIHIPGPRVQPCALWPWIGLSVSEGDVTYKKKHRCYVYTYPGSRAGFAEREVPEEKEGEVDWDLNADDEISSQLAWSRALGCLRRSFNVGSHWAVIDIETVWEEYWDHVLGELELRKRNLEGSGSEPAVRMLTGHGHYGEMGCPAGEVFVNCIPTDTGGSDISTLRDFFTHTYIPAGPVDQHIRLLSRTVGVDRIVDEMLFACRHTAEIPWLLPGVSPTNREIKVIVVVVASFSAGHITRQSLYWDQAGVLVQVGLLDPGLVPVSKAAKGY is encoded by the exons ATGGTCAACGTATTCCAACGCCTCACTCGACGCCGGGCCCAAAGCTCCGGCAGTAGCCCACCGGACATAGACGCAGATACTACTGGCCCCAATTCCGCAGCATCGCATCCTCACGGAATATATCGGACAGTGAGCACGAACTCTGGCAAACGAAGCTGGCGATATGAAGAGCCAACCCCCCGGCACCTTCTCCTGATCTCCGACACCGTGGAGTTCGATACCCACGTTGTCCACCGTTTTCAGGGGGAAGGATTCGATGTGATCTATATTTCCTTCCTCGGCAGTGGGGATGAAGAGAAGGATGCAAAAGCGTTGAAGAATGCGGTGCACGAGAAAGAAGACGAACTAGAGAATGGAGAGCGGTATGCGATAGTCG CATACCACCGACCCGCCTACCTCCTCCTAGCCTTACACCACACATTATCCAGCAACACAAACCCATTCCCGCACCTGTGCGCCTTGGTAGTCTACTACCCCCTCTCCTCAACAGACCAATTTACCTacaaggaaaaagaaaactgcGAGCCACCAGGCTGCTCAAGCACAAGTTCAATCTTCGGCCCAGTTTTCAAATCAACATATCTTCCAATCCAGATCCACATCCCAGGCCCACGAGTCCAGCCCTGCGCGCTATGGCCATGGATCGGTCTGAGTGTCTCAGAAGGCGACGTCACCTACAAGAAAAAACACCGTTGCTACGTGTACACGTACCCGGGATCTAGAGCAGGGTTCGCGGAGCGGGAAGTCCccgaagagaaagaaggcgaGGTGGATTGGGACTTGAACGCCGATGACGAAATCAGCTCGCAACTAGCGTGGAGTCGGGCACTGGGGTGTCTGAGACGCTCATTCAATGTCGGCAGTCACTGGGCTGTTATTGATATTGAAACAGTCTGGGAAGAGTACTGGGACCATGTGCTCGGCGAGCTGGAGTTGCGGAAACGGAATTTGGAAGGTTCTGGCTCTGAGCCTGCGGTCAGGATGTTGACTGGTCACGGCCATTATGGTGAGATGGGGTGTCCGGCTGGCGAGGTGTTCGTGAATTGTATTCCAACTGACACAGGGG GCTCTGACATCTCAACTCTGAGAGATTTCTTCACTCATACGTATATCCCTGCTGGACCGGTTGATCAGCATATCCGTCTTTTGTCGCGCACTGTAGGTGTGGACCGCATCGTGGACGAGATGTTGTTCGCTTGTCGGCATACTGCTGAGATTCCATGGCTACTCCCTGGCGTTTCGCCGACAAATCGAGAGATCAAGGTCATTGTTGTTGTGGTGGCAAGCTTCAGCGCTGGCCATATTACACGGCAGAGTCTTTATTGGGACCAGGCCGGTGTGCTTGTGCAGGTTGGCTTGTTGGATCCGGGACTTGTGCCAGTGTCAAAAGCCGCTAAAGGCTACTGA
- a CDS encoding Cupin, RmlC-type yields MANNSSAQDIIKKLNLSPHPEKGYYVETFRDRHSSNDRSHSTCIYYLLEGKSGLSQWHRVLDGAEIWHYYAGAPMQLSLSWNDGKPTRDTILGIDFATGQRPQAIVERGEWQHAKSLGHWTLVGCTVAPAFSFESFEMAIAGWEPCSDSATEGEIQTS; encoded by the exons ATGGCGAACAATTCTTCTGCACAAGACATTATCAAGAAATTAAATCTCTCGCCACATCCAGAAAAGGGATATTATGTCGAGACCTTCCGCGACCGCCATTCATCAAACGATCGCTCGCATAGCACCTGTATTTATTACCTCCTCGAGGGAAAAAGTGGTCTCTCGCAATGGCACCGTGTTCTCGATGGTGCCGAGATATGGCATTACTACGCTGGTGCCCCTATGCAACTCTCACTCTCCTGGAATGACGGGAAACCCACCCGGGACACGATTCTGGGGATTGATTTTGCGACG GGCCAACGGCCACAGGCTATCGTTGAGCGTGGAGAGTGGCAGCATGCGAAAAGCCTAGGGCATTGGACTCTCGTCGGGTGCACGGTGGCACCGGCTTTCTCATTCGAGTCGTTTGAGATGGCTATAGCGGGATGGGAGCCTTGCTCGGACAGTGCTACTGAAGGCGAGATCCAGACTAGCTAA